One window from the genome of Vicugna pacos chromosome 23, VicPac4, whole genome shotgun sequence encodes:
- the IL19 gene encoding interleukin-19: MKAQCVPLCLLGAMLFLCSVHTRDLRRCLISTDVHTIEESFRGIKKAIQAKDIFQNVTILSPSETLHSIKPSDVCCVTKNLLAFYMDRVFKDHLEPNPQILRKISSIANSFLSMQKTLQQCQKQRLCHCGQEATNATRIIHDNYDQLEVRSAAIKSLGELDIFLAWIDKHHHGTSAA; this comes from the exons ATGAAGGCACAGTGCGTTCCCCTCTGTCTCCTGGGTGCGATGCTCTTCCTCTGCTCAGTGCACACCCGGGATCTCAGGAGATGTCTGATTTCCACGGATGTGCACACTATAGAAGAGAGTTTCCGAGGAATCAAAAAAGCCATC CAAGCTAAGGACATCTTTCAGAATGTCACCATCCTGTCCCCATCGGAGACCCTGCACAGCATTAAG CCCTCAGATGTGTGCTGCGTGACCAAGAACCTCCTGGCGTTTTACATGGACAGGGTGTTCAAGGACCACCTGGAGCCGAACCCTCAAATCTTGAGAAAAATCAGCAGCATTGCGAACTCCTTCCTCTCCATGCAGAAGACTCTACAGCAATGT CAGAAGCAGAGGCTTTGTCACTGCGGGCAGGAAGCAACCAATGCCACCAGAATCATCCATGACAACTACGATCAG CTCGAGGTCCGATCGGCTGCCATTAAGTCTCTGGGCGAGCTTGACATCTTCCTGGCCTGGATTGACAAGCATCATCACGGAACTTCTGCTGCCTAA